Genomic window (Pseudomonadota bacterium):
ACGGCGGCCGGACCGCCCAGCTCAGCTTGCCCTGAGTGGGTTGACGGACGTTGAACCAAATGGGTCTTGCGCCGCTGCCCCCGCACGGGTGGACTGACACGGTTGCGGCAACGAGGACAGGAGGTCCATCCGGTGAAATCGTTGAGCGTTGTGCTGTTGTTGCTCGTCGTGTGGCAGGGCACGGCCCACGCCGCTTCCGACGGCGTCGCCTGCGTGCAGCGTCAACTCGCGCTGCTCGACCACGACCCGGGCGCTGATTCGGGTGCACTGACTCCGGCCACCGGGCGTGCCTACGCGGCCTTCGCCACTGCTGACGTTGACGGTGTGCTGCCGCCGACCTTGTCTGCGCGCCAGGCCTTGGCCGTGTGTCGCGCGCTCGGCGCGCGGTCGTATGAGCTCCGAGCAGCCTGGCCCGCACACCGTGCGCCGCTGCGCATCGACGCGGCGCCGGGCGTGGCGCCGCACACGCTTGAGGGGTTGCGTGCCGCGCTGAACCGCGGGCTGCCAGCGCTCAGTCGTGGCGGGGTCGTCGGGCTAGCAGGTCCGGTCGTGGTCACCGTCGGCGTCGAACGCGCTGATTTTCTCTTGCGTGCGCCGTCTAGAGATCGCGATGCCGTTGCAGCGGGCCTCCTCAGGCACTGCGGTTCCGAGCAGGACGTCGGGGTGTTTCGCGTCGGTGACCGCCTCCACGTGTGCCTCGCCTACCGCGACATTCGCCTGGGGCGAGCGCACCTGCGGCAACCCGACCCGGAGGCAGACGCGCGCTTCGCACGGGTGATGCACCTGTTGCACATTTACCTCATGGAAGTTGCCCTCTGGCAGCTTGTGTCGCCCGCAGAGGGGGCGTCGCTCAGCGACACCGTACCCGAGACCTTCGTCTTCGCCGCCGCCGCATGGCTGGCCTGGCAGCACGGTGGCGTGCTGCCGGTGGCCGACCGGCTCGCTGCCTGCCGTGCAGCATCGAGCCAATGGCAACGTGTGACCTGGTTGGCAGAGGACGGTCAATTTATGGACGTGGCCAGCAAAGTGGGCCTGGGCGCCGCCTGGCGTGACGCGTTTCGTGACGTCTTTGGCGGCGACTGGGCAGCGCTGTCGTGCAAGCTGCCGCTCACCGTAGAATGACCAGAGGGCCGCTGTCCCGCGGTCGTCACAGAGAACCGTCTTGAGCACTGCGAGCCTCGACTCCTTGCTGTCCCCCGTGCAACTGGGGGCGCTGTCGCTGAACAATCGGGTTGTCATGGCACCGATGACCCGCACGATGTCGCCCGGCAACGTGCCCGGCGATGCCTCGGTTGCCTACTACCGCAAGCGCGCGGCCGGCGGCGTCGGCCTGATCATCACCGAGGGCACCTGCGTTGGCCACGTCGCGGCCAACGGCTACCCGCGCGTGCCGTTTTTTCACGGTGACGAGGCTCTGGCGGCCTGGGGCCGCGTCCGCGAAGCCGTGCACGCCGCCGGCGGTCGCATCATGCCGCAGCTCTGGCACGTGGGCTCCGTACGCCGGCCTGGCACCGAGCCCGATCCCGAGGTGCCCGGGTTCGGGCCGTCCGGCATGGCGCGACCCGGCAAGGTCACGGGTCACGCGATGACCGAGTCCGACATCGCCGACGTGATTGCCGCGTTCGCGACGGCGGCGCGTGATGCCGAGCGCCTTGGCTTTGACGGCGTCGAGGTGCACGGCGCGCACGGCTACCTGATTGACCAGTTTTTCTGGGGTGGCACAAACCACCGGGACGATGGCTGGGGCGGCGACGCCGTGGCGCGCACGCGGTTTGCCTCCGAGATCATCCGGGCCATCCGTGCCGAGGTGCGCGCGGATTTCCCGGTGCTGTTGCGGTGGTCTCAGTGGAAGCAGCAGGACTACGGTGCGCGGCTCGCCGACACACCGGACGCGCTCGAACGGTTTCTCGCGCCCTTGACGGACGCCGGCGTGGATGTGTTTCACTGCAGCCAGCGGCGGTTCTGGGAGCCTGAGTTCCAGGGCAGTGACCTCAACCTCGCGGGATGGGTGAAGAAGCTCAGCGGCAAGCCGACGGTGACGGTTGGCAGCGTCGGTCTGGACGGCGATTTCATCGTCGAGGGCAGCGCAGAGTTTCGCGAGGCGCAGCCGGCCAGCATCGACGGGCTGCTTGAACGGTTGGCGGCGGCAGAGTTCGATCTCGTGGCTGTGGGGCGTGCGTTGATCGCCAACCCGGATTGGCCAACGCGGTTGCGTCAGGGCCAGGCGGCTGCGCTGAAGCCCTACACCAAATCCCTGCTGCAGACACTGGACTAGTCGGGGTGGCCGCGGGTGGACAGCAAGGAGGCAAACGATGCTGACGTGTAATTGGCGGGCCGTCGGGGTGTCAGTGCTGCTGTTTGCATTCCCCTACGCGCTGATCGTGTTGTCGACCGGGCTCATTGCGCATTCGGAGGCCACACACCTTGCCTTTGCGGTCGTCGCCTACGCGACGCCTCTGGTGGTGGTGGCGTTGATCGGCGTCGGCTACCTCGCGGCACGGTTTGCGGGTGACTCGGGCGTGGCGAACGGTGCCGCGTCCGGCCTTGCGGTGACAGCCGTGCTGTTGATCGGCCCCTACGTTGCCCTGAATTTCGACCTGGTGTTCAGCGACTACCTGCGTGTCTACGGCCCGCACGCGCTGGTCATGGGCGTGTTCTGTTGCAGCCTCGGCGGCCTGATTCGCGAACTCATCACCGGCTTTCGCACCGCCTGAGCCTGCGGGCCACGGTGCTATCTCGTGCCTCGACGTCGGTCGCGCCCCGTGCACGCGGCCTAGCCACGTGGCCTGTCCATGCAATCGCGACCACAGCGCGCGCCACCGCCGACCGGGCGGCCCGATTGGCCGCCCTGTCTCTGTGCTCATGTGTGAACACCCTCACGCGGTTTTGGCGCTCTGGATGCCATCACAGTCAGTGTCGGCCAGCGCAGTCGGCTCAGTGGCCGGCGCCGGGCGCGGTGCCGGGATCTCCGGCCGGTCACTGACGACGCGGTCGCCCTCCATCCGCAGCCCCATGTCCCGCAACAGGTAGTCGGGGTAGTGCTCCAGGTGGCACCGCAGGCGACGCTGGCGGTAGCGGCCGTAACAAAGCAATGTCCATTCAATCAACACAGTCTGGTCCTCCGTTCAACGTGGTTGCCGGAGCTCAGAAGGCGGTGTGTTGTCAGGAGAATCCCGCCGTTCGGAGCTGCCGGCGGGGAGCGAGGTGTGGGGTCCCTCAGTGCATCCCAGCCCAGTGGCTGTACGCGTTCGCGTGGGTCAGCGGCACGAGATCGGCGACGCCGAGCATGCGCACGTCCGCGACGACCGATCGCACGCGTGGCTGCGCGGCCGCCTGCGAGGCGCTCGCGTTGCGTTGCGTGTTTTGCAGGACCGACGTGTTCACGAACTTGGCTCTGGGGGTGGGATGCAGTACAAGAGTAGGTTCTGTCTCCGGCCGTTGTCAACGTGGCGCGGGATTTTCTCTCTTATCGGGGGCAAGGTTGTATTTAAATGGAGTGTTATGAAACAGTGTGACGTGGTTGTTATCGGCGCTGGCATCGCGGGTGCGTCGATGGCCAGTGCGTTGGCGGTTGACCACAGTGTAGTGCTGCTCGAGCGTGAAGACACGCCGGGCTACCACACCACGGGCCGATCGGCGGCGTTGTTCACGCCCACGTACGGGCCACCTCAGATCCGGGCGCTGACGCGCGCCTCACAGGCGTTTTTCGATGCGCCGTCGCCCGACTTCACGTCGGTCCCGCTGGTGCGCCAGCGGGACGTCCTGTTGCTGGCGCGCACCGATCAGCGTGCGTCTCTCGAAGCGGCTGCTGACCCCCTGAGCAACGAGACGTCGATCGAATGGGTCGAGGGCGATCGTTTGCAGGCGCTGCACCCGTTGCTGCGCCCCGGCTACGCCGACTGTGGCGTACTCAACCGCGACAGCGCCGACATCGACGTCGATGCGGTGCTCGCCGCCTGGTTGCGCCGTTTCCGCGCGCGCGGTGGCGAGTTGCAGGTGCACGCCGAGGTCACCGGCCTCCGACGGGTGGGCGAGCGATGGCAGCTGCGCACGCCGAATGGCACCCTGTCCGCGACCTGGGTGGTCAACGCGGCTGGTGCCTGGGCCGATGCCGTGGCCCGGTTGGCCGGTGCAGAGGGGGTCGGGGTCGTGCCGAAACGGCGCACCGTGGCCGTGATCGCGTCACCGCTAGAACTCGGTGATGCGCGGGCGCTGCCAGTGGCCATCGATGTCGACGAGCAGTTTTTCCTCAAGCCCGAAGCGGGCCGGCTGCTGGTGTCTCCGGCGGACGCGACGCCGTCGTCGCCCACGGACGCGCGACCGGAAGAGTGGGATATTGCCGTCGGCATCGAGCGGGTCCAGCGCGCCTTCGCGCTTGACGTCACGCGGGTCGAGTCTGCGTGGGCGGGTCTGCGCTGCTTCGTGCCGGACGGTCTGCCGGTCGTCGGACCAGACCCCACGGTACCGGGGTTTTTTTGGTTGTGCGGGCAGGGCGGCTACGGCATCCAGACCGCGCTCGCGATGGCGGCACTCGGCGCCGCGCTGTTACGCCGAGACCCCCTGCCAGAGCACCTCGTGGCCGAGGGGGTGGACGCGGCCGCGCTCCGGCCGGGTCGATGACCACGCTACTCGGCGCAGAGGAACACGGCCAGCTCGCGCGCCGCGGTGTGGCGCGCGGTGTGGGACTGCAGCAACTGGTAGCCGTAGCCCTCCAGAGTGTGGGGAATCGGCGTCACCAGCAGCCCGCTTTGCAACTCCGGCATCATCAGGTCGTCGGCGAGGATCCAGCCGTGACCGTCGATCGCGGCCTGCACGCGCACGTTCGCGTCGCTGATCACACGCTGTGTGTGCGGCAGCGGTGCGCCGGCCCAGAGCTGCCAGAGGTCCTCGCGGCGGTCTTCCGCGAGCAGCAGGGTCTCAGACCAGGGGGGGGACCTGAATGCCTCAAGGCTCACTTCGTCTGATGTCGCAGCACCGCAGCGTGCCAGCAGCGCCGGACTGACCGCGGGCATCAACGGCATCGGCAGGCTGCGCAGTGTGTGGTTGTCGGTCGTCGCCGGACACGGACCCCAGCGCAACGCAATGTCGCACGCCCCGAGCGAGAACCCACGGTCGTTGACGCCGTGCTGGAAACGCAGCTCCACATCCGGCCTGGCGGCCGAGAATCGC
Coding sequences:
- a CDS encoding NADH:flavin oxidoreductase, whose protein sequence is MSTASLDSLLSPVQLGALSLNNRVVMAPMTRTMSPGNVPGDASVAYYRKRAAGGVGLIITEGTCVGHVAANGYPRVPFFHGDEALAAWGRVREAVHAAGGRIMPQLWHVGSVRRPGTEPDPEVPGFGPSGMARPGKVTGHAMTESDIADVIAAFATAARDAERLGFDGVEVHGAHGYLIDQFFWGGTNHRDDGWGGDAVARTRFASEIIRAIRAEVRADFPVLLRWSQWKQQDYGARLADTPDALERFLAPLTDAGVDVFHCSQRRFWEPEFQGSDLNLAGWVKKLSGKPTVTVGSVGLDGDFIVEGSAEFREAQPASIDGLLERLAAAEFDLVAVGRALIANPDWPTRLRQGQAAALKPYTKSLLQTLD
- a CDS encoding FAD-dependent oxidoreductase, with protein sequence MKQCDVVVIGAGIAGASMASALAVDHSVVLLEREDTPGYHTTGRSAALFTPTYGPPQIRALTRASQAFFDAPSPDFTSVPLVRQRDVLLLARTDQRASLEAAADPLSNETSIEWVEGDRLQALHPLLRPGYADCGVLNRDSADIDVDAVLAAWLRRFRARGGELQVHAEVTGLRRVGERWQLRTPNGTLSATWVVNAAGAWADAVARLAGAEGVGVVPKRRTVAVIASPLELGDARALPVAIDVDEQFFLKPEAGRLLVSPADATPSSPTDARPEEWDIAVGIERVQRAFALDVTRVESAWAGLRCFVPDGLPVVGPDPTVPGFFWLCGQGGYGIQTALAMAALGAALLRRDPLPEHLVAEGVDAAALRPGR
- a CDS encoding LysR family transcriptional regulator, with amino-acid sequence MRHALPPLDRLKAFEAAARNLSFSAAADELCVSKGAISYQIRKLEDDLGIELFRREVRQVLLTDAGQLLQKQTRQCFDDLAGTLATLANQRRTEVVIAATTYVTARWLSARLARFSAARPDVELRFQHGVNDRGFSLGACDIALRWGPCPATTDNHTLRSLPMPLMPAVSPALLARCGAATSDEVSLEAFRSPPWSETLLLAEDRREDLWQLWAGAPLPHTQRVISDANVRVQAAIDGHGWILADDLMMPELQSGLLVTPIPHTLEGYGYQLLQSHTARHTAARELAVFLCAE